In Candidatus Roseilinea sp., one DNA window encodes the following:
- a CDS encoding phosphodiesterase, with amino-acid sequence MVGRGLRSRASICHEWGRARPSSYVCLRLANAPLNIHRRRANIEFAGVKLPSFFRRAPPRAFVVGLDCAAPELVFDRWRDDLPNLSRLAAGGVWGELRSCIPAITVPAWSSMLSSRDPGVLGIYGFRNRADTSYGRMTTANAEHVKEKRVWDYLTEAGKRSVVIGVPQTFPVKPLNGCLISDFLTPGRHSPFAYPPHLKDEVLRIAPDYAFDVKEFRTEDKAWLLRQIYAMTEARFKVVDALLTSEPWDFFMVMEIGVDRIHHGFWRYHDPRHWRYQAGNPYERAIHDYYVYLDAKIGAWLEMIPEDAIVLVVSDHGAKRMDGGICLNEWLWREGYLVLKEGPQPGEIVSLEKLIERDAVDWSRTRAWGSGGYYGRVFLNVQGREPEGAVALTEYEAVRDELAEKLAAIPNHRGEAIGTRVFKPQEIYQQVNGVAPDLIVYFGDLLWRSVGSLGHGRIHTFENDTGPDDCNHAQNGLFIWRDPRRPGNGRKVEGAQLMDIAPTLLRALGLSVPGRMQGKALT; translated from the coding sequence ATGGTCGGGCGCGGACTCCGTTCTCGCGCCTCAATATGCCACGAATGGGGCAGAGCGCGCCCTAGCTCATACGTCTGCCTCCGTTTGGCGAACGCACCCTTGAATATCCACCGCCGTCGAGCGAATATAGAATTCGCCGGCGTGAAGCTGCCATCCTTCTTCCGGCGTGCGCCCCCGCGCGCCTTTGTCGTGGGGCTGGACTGCGCCGCGCCCGAGCTGGTGTTCGACCGCTGGCGCGACGATTTGCCGAATCTATCGCGCCTGGCCGCCGGCGGCGTATGGGGCGAGCTACGGTCGTGCATCCCGGCGATCACCGTGCCGGCGTGGAGTTCGATGCTCTCTTCGCGCGATCCCGGTGTGCTCGGCATCTACGGCTTTCGCAATCGCGCGGACACGTCCTATGGGCGCATGACCACGGCGAACGCGGAGCACGTCAAAGAGAAGCGCGTATGGGATTACCTGACCGAGGCCGGCAAGCGCAGCGTGGTCATCGGCGTTCCGCAGACCTTTCCGGTGAAGCCGCTCAACGGCTGTCTGATCTCGGACTTTCTCACGCCAGGCCGGCACAGCCCGTTCGCCTATCCGCCCCACCTGAAAGACGAGGTGCTGCGCATCGCGCCGGACTACGCGTTCGACGTCAAGGAGTTCCGCACCGAGGACAAAGCTTGGCTGCTCCGGCAAATCTACGCGATGACCGAAGCGCGCTTCAAGGTGGTGGACGCGCTGCTGACGAGCGAGCCGTGGGACTTCTTCATGGTGATGGAGATCGGTGTGGATCGAATCCATCACGGCTTCTGGCGCTATCATGACCCGCGCCACTGGCGTTACCAAGCCGGCAACCCCTACGAGCGCGCCATTCACGATTACTACGTCTATCTGGACGCCAAGATCGGCGCGTGGCTAGAGATGATCCCTGAGGATGCCATCGTGCTGGTCGTGTCCGACCACGGTGCGAAGCGCATGGACGGCGGCATCTGCCTGAACGAGTGGCTGTGGCGCGAAGGATATCTGGTGCTGAAGGAAGGGCCGCAGCCGGGCGAGATCGTCTCGCTGGAGAAACTGATCGAGCGCGACGCGGTGGACTGGTCACGCACGCGGGCCTGGGGCAGCGGCGGCTACTATGGGCGCGTCTTCCTCAACGTGCAAGGCCGCGAGCCGGAAGGCGCAGTTGCCCTCACCGAGTATGAGGCCGTGCGCGACGAATTGGCGGAGAAACTCGCCGCCATCCCCAATCATCGCGGCGAGGCCATCGGCACGCGCGTCTTCAAACCGCAGGAGATCTACCAGCAGGTCAACGGCGTCGCGCCGGACCTCATCGTGTATTTCGGCGATTTGTTGTGGCGCTCGGTCGGCTCGCTGGGCCACGGCCGCATCCACACCTTCGAGAACGACACCGGGCCGGACGATTGCAACCATGCGCAGAATGGGCTGTTCATCTGGCGCGACCCGCGCCGTCCCGGCAACGGTCGCAAGGTCGAGGGCGCGCAATTGATGGACATCGCGCCCACCCTGCTCCGCGCGTTGGGCCTGTCTGTGCCCGGGCGCATGCAAGGGAAGGCGCTGACCTGA
- a CDS encoding GTP pyrophosphokinase has product MEEHRTVKSLNELLSLMAPRSSGADLALIERAYRLAEAAHIDQKRSTGEPYILHPLAVAGILAQTKLDPPTIAAALLHDVAEDTSVTIDDIRTQFGDEIARLVDAVTKLSKREGIKREFTAGESAPDDEQEAPETFNYRTERDAESLRKMMLGLAEDVRVVLIKLADRLHNMYTLDALPPEKQRRIARETLDIYAPLANRLGIWEWKTQLEDLGFRYADPEQYAFLSRMVEAGAEERERRVRRYILALRDALAEAGIYHVEITGRAKQIYSIWRKMQRKNTSFDQINDTQAIRVIIEDGSDETSESEPQPSLPVDDEGGEVNVDAIVNELQKEAQQDRAAKNRERKLAEQAQLMAQPAVQTCYIVLGIVHRLWKPIPGEFDDYIAVPKDNRYQSLHTAVITEDGKTLEVQIRTRAMHRAAEYGVAAHWLYKDDAQISGAYQKHIEQLREAIKSIGSEAEDAASFVDALKTDQFKDTVFCFTPKGKLIELPAGSTIIDFAYRIHTEIGDHCRGAKVNGRMEPLTYKLKNGDQVEVITRPNAQPSRDWLHDPSYIATSAARNKVRQWFRRQDRAQNIAAGREMIERELKRMGVSDWMKLADVYRLFKVEPGKEDDFLEKVGYGTITLMSVSSRVLEEERRRQKQREERLPGLAGLTNLIRPKRNGNTLTKGGQFIVAGVHGMYCTPAQCCNPLPGDEVIGYVTRGQGVKVHRRDCKNILNAEQERLIEVVYVGNPDETYPVQFMVTAAERTGLLAELTHVLAENKINITDVSIAKRDLQHGEVQVWLKAELASADQVAPVMNKLKQVRNVFEVNRVFGGRGR; this is encoded by the coding sequence ATGGAGGAGCACCGTACGGTCAAGTCCCTCAACGAGCTGCTGAGCCTGATGGCTCCACGGAGCAGCGGCGCGGATCTAGCGCTCATCGAGCGCGCCTATCGGCTCGCCGAAGCCGCGCACATTGACCAGAAACGCTCGACCGGTGAGCCCTACATCCTGCATCCGCTGGCCGTCGCCGGCATCCTCGCCCAGACCAAGCTCGACCCGCCCACCATCGCGGCTGCGCTGCTGCACGATGTGGCCGAGGACACATCGGTCACCATAGATGACATCCGCACCCAGTTCGGCGATGAAATTGCCCGGCTGGTGGACGCCGTCACGAAGCTCAGCAAACGAGAGGGGATCAAACGCGAGTTCACCGCCGGAGAAAGCGCGCCTGACGACGAACAAGAGGCGCCGGAGACGTTCAACTACCGCACCGAGCGCGACGCCGAAAGCCTGCGCAAGATGATGCTGGGCTTGGCCGAGGACGTGCGCGTGGTGCTGATCAAGCTGGCCGACCGGCTGCACAACATGTATACGCTGGACGCGCTGCCGCCGGAGAAGCAGCGCCGCATCGCGCGTGAGACGCTGGACATCTACGCGCCGCTGGCCAACCGCCTGGGCATCTGGGAGTGGAAAACGCAGCTCGAAGACTTGGGCTTCCGCTACGCCGATCCCGAGCAGTATGCCTTCCTATCGCGCATGGTCGAAGCCGGCGCCGAGGAGCGCGAACGACGGGTGCGCCGCTACATCCTGGCGCTGCGCGACGCGCTGGCCGAGGCCGGCATCTACCACGTCGAAATCACCGGCCGCGCCAAGCAGATCTACAGCATCTGGCGCAAGATGCAGCGTAAGAACACCTCGTTCGACCAGATCAACGACACACAAGCCATCCGCGTCATCATCGAAGATGGCAGCGATGAAACGTCCGAGTCCGAGCCGCAGCCCAGCTTGCCGGTGGACGACGAGGGCGGCGAAGTGAACGTGGATGCGATCGTCAACGAGCTGCAGAAAGAGGCGCAGCAGGATCGCGCTGCGAAGAACCGCGAACGCAAGCTGGCGGAGCAAGCGCAATTGATGGCGCAGCCGGCCGTGCAGACCTGCTACATCGTGCTCGGCATCGTGCATCGCCTGTGGAAGCCCATCCCCGGTGAGTTCGACGACTACATCGCCGTGCCGAAGGACAACCGCTACCAAAGCCTGCACACCGCGGTGATCACCGAGGACGGCAAAACGCTGGAGGTGCAGATCCGCACGCGGGCGATGCACCGGGCCGCCGAGTACGGCGTGGCCGCGCACTGGCTCTACAAAGACGACGCTCAGATCAGCGGCGCATATCAAAAACACATCGAGCAACTGCGCGAGGCCATCAAGTCCATCGGCAGCGAGGCGGAGGACGCCGCGTCGTTCGTGGACGCGCTGAAGACCGACCAGTTCAAGGACACCGTCTTCTGCTTCACCCCCAAAGGCAAGCTGATCGAATTACCCGCCGGCTCCACCATCATTGACTTCGCCTACCGCATCCATACCGAGATCGGCGACCATTGCCGCGGCGCAAAGGTCAACGGGCGCATGGAGCCGCTGACCTACAAGCTCAAGAACGGCGACCAGGTCGAAGTGATCACCCGGCCGAATGCCCAGCCCAGCCGCGACTGGCTGCACGACCCGTCCTATATCGCGACCTCAGCGGCGCGCAACAAGGTGCGTCAGTGGTTCCGCAGGCAAGACCGCGCGCAAAACATCGCCGCCGGCCGCGAGATGATCGAGCGCGAACTCAAGCGCATGGGCGTATCGGACTGGATGAAGTTGGCCGACGTGTATCGCTTGTTCAAGGTAGAGCCAGGCAAGGAGGACGACTTCCTGGAGAAGGTGGGCTACGGCACGATCACGCTGATGAGCGTGTCATCGCGCGTGCTGGAGGAGGAGCGCCGCCGGCAGAAGCAGCGCGAGGAACGGCTGCCCGGCCTGGCCGGCCTGACCAACCTGATCCGACCCAAGCGCAACGGCAACACCCTGACAAAGGGCGGTCAGTTCATCGTCGCCGGCGTACACGGCATGTATTGCACGCCGGCGCAGTGCTGCAACCCGCTGCCCGGCGATGAGGTGATTGGCTACGTCACGCGCGGTCAAGGCGTCAAGGTGCACAGGCGCGACTGCAAGAACATCCTGAATGCCGAGCAAGAGCGCCTGATCGAGGTCGTCTACGTCGGCAATCCCGACGAGACGTATCCTGTGCAGTTCATGGTCACCGCTGCCGAGCGCACCGGCCTGTTGGCCGAGCTGACCCACGTACTGGCCGAGAACAAGATCAACATCACCGACGTGAGCATTGCCAAGCGCGACCTACAACACGGCGAAGTTCAAGTGTGGCTCAAGGCGGAGCTGGCCAGCGCCGATCAGGTCGCGCCGGTGATGAACAAGCTCAAGCAGGTCAGGAACGTCTTCGAGGTCAACCGCGTGTTCGGCGGGCGCGGCCGCTGA
- a CDS encoding peptidase M16 encodes MSVTHGFELIREAVIPEINTKAQLYCHVKTGAQLLSLINDDENKVFGIAFATPPLDSTGLPHILEHSVLCGSRKYPVKEPFIELAKGSLNTFLNALTYPDRTLYPVASQNVKDLYNLIDVYLDAVFYPRITPWTLMQEGWHYEFEDPNQPLQFKGVVFNEMKGAYSSPDNVLARTIQHTLFPDTVYGFDSGGDPSVIPDLTYAQFKKFHETYYHPSNARIVFYGNDDPEERLRYLDTWLSAFDRIEVKPEIGLQPRWDAPRRIVERYDAGDEPQAKRGMVSINWLLTDESDPETALALNILSHMLVGTPASPLRKALIDSGLGENLTNSGYDDELRQSTFSVGLKGMNPADADKLEQLVLDTLTQLARDGFEPDQVEASINTIEFRLRESNFGSFPRGIVFMTLALQTWLYGGDPFALLAFERPLQSIKERLGRGEPVFTDLIQKYFLDNPHRTTVILVPDATVRQELAAKERARLDAARAQMSDADLQRILADTQTLKAMQLTPDPPEALAAIPSLKLSDLDRKNKVIPIEVFTEADGATVLYHDLFTNGIVYLDLGFDLRALPDEDVPYAALMGRVLLQMGTDREDFVKLLQRIGRKTGGISSSTLNTISRESRQAIGRFFLRAKSTVAQFDDLLDILRDVLRNARLDNRERFKQIVLENKASMESSLVPNGHAFVNVRLRSAFSRSDWAAEQIGGVSQLFFLRRLAEQVERDWDGVLARLIRVRDRLITRQGMVANVTLDAKNWDALQPKLRDFIGQLPFTNHQSSDWPDGADTVNEGLTIPAQVNYVGKGVDLYALGHKLSGTWLPVQNYLRTGYLWERVRMQGGAYGGFCTFDVRSGAFTFLSYRDPNLLGTLRNYDGAAAFLRQHPPSEDEVTRTIIGVIGDMDDYMLPDAKGFTSMVRYLAGDTEEARQRIREEVLGTTPQDFVRFADILDDVNAHGRVVVMGAPQAIEKANAEMGDAWLNVTKVM; translated from the coding sequence ATGAGCGTTACCCATGGCTTTGAGCTGATTCGTGAAGCGGTGATTCCTGAGATCAACACCAAGGCGCAGTTGTATTGCCACGTCAAAACCGGCGCGCAGTTGCTTTCGCTGATCAACGACGACGAGAACAAAGTCTTCGGCATCGCGTTCGCTACGCCGCCGCTGGATTCGACCGGCCTGCCGCACATCCTCGAGCACAGCGTGTTGTGCGGCTCGCGCAAGTATCCGGTCAAAGAGCCGTTCATCGAGCTGGCCAAAGGCTCGCTCAACACTTTCCTGAACGCGCTGACCTACCCCGACCGCACCCTCTATCCGGTCGCCAGCCAGAACGTCAAAGACCTCTACAACCTGATTGACGTGTATCTCGACGCCGTGTTCTATCCGCGCATCACGCCGTGGACGCTCATGCAAGAAGGCTGGCACTACGAGTTCGAAGATCCGAATCAGCCGTTGCAATTCAAGGGCGTCGTCTTCAACGAGATGAAGGGGGCCTACTCATCACCCGACAACGTGCTCGCCCGAACGATCCAGCACACGCTCTTCCCCGACACGGTCTATGGGTTCGACTCCGGCGGGGACCCGTCCGTCATCCCTGACCTGACCTACGCGCAGTTCAAAAAGTTTCACGAGACGTATTACCATCCTTCTAATGCGCGCATTGTCTTCTATGGCAACGACGATCCGGAGGAGCGGCTGCGTTACCTGGATACGTGGCTGAGCGCGTTCGACCGCATCGAGGTAAAGCCGGAGATCGGCCTACAGCCGCGCTGGGATGCGCCGCGGCGTATCGTCGAGCGCTACGACGCCGGCGACGAGCCACAGGCCAAGCGCGGCATGGTCTCGATCAACTGGCTGCTCACCGACGAGAGCGACCCGGAGACCGCGCTCGCCCTCAACATCCTCTCGCACATGCTGGTGGGCACGCCGGCCTCGCCCCTGCGCAAAGCGCTGATTGACAGCGGCCTGGGCGAGAACTTGACCAACAGTGGCTATGACGACGAGCTGCGCCAGTCCACCTTCTCCGTCGGCCTGAAGGGCATGAACCCCGCCGACGCCGACAAGCTGGAGCAACTGGTGCTCGACACACTGACGCAACTGGCCCGCGATGGCTTCGAGCCAGACCAGGTCGAGGCTTCGATCAACACCATCGAGTTCCGCCTGCGCGAGAGCAACTTCGGCAGCTTCCCGCGCGGCATCGTCTTCATGACCCTGGCGCTGCAGACCTGGCTCTACGGCGGTGATCCGTTTGCGCTGTTGGCCTTCGAGCGGCCGCTGCAGTCCATCAAGGAGCGTCTAGGGCGCGGCGAACCGGTCTTCACCGACTTGATCCAAAAATACTTCCTCGATAACCCGCACCGCACTACGGTGATCCTGGTCCCCGACGCAACCGTACGCCAGGAACTGGCCGCCAAAGAGCGCGCTCGCCTGGATGCGGCGCGCGCGCAAATGAGCGACGCCGACCTTCAGCGCATCCTCGCCGACACTCAGACGCTCAAGGCGATGCAGCTCACGCCCGACCCGCCTGAGGCGCTGGCCGCTATCCCGTCGCTCAAGCTCAGCGACCTGGATCGGAAGAACAAAGTAATCCCTATCGAGGTCTTCACGGAGGCCGATGGCGCGACCGTCCTGTATCACGATCTCTTCACCAACGGCATCGTCTACCTGGATCTTGGCTTCGATCTGCGCGCTTTGCCTGATGAAGATGTGCCCTATGCCGCACTGATGGGCCGCGTCCTGCTGCAAATGGGCACGGACAGAGAGGACTTCGTCAAACTACTGCAGCGCATTGGGCGCAAGACCGGCGGCATCAGCTCCAGCACGTTGAACACCATCTCGCGCGAGAGCCGCCAAGCCATCGGACGCTTCTTCCTTCGCGCCAAGAGCACCGTCGCCCAGTTCGACGACCTGCTCGACATCCTGCGCGACGTGCTGCGGAACGCCCGACTCGACAACCGCGAACGCTTCAAACAGATCGTGTTGGAGAACAAGGCCAGCATGGAGAGCAGCCTCGTCCCCAACGGCCATGCGTTCGTCAACGTTCGCCTGCGGTCGGCTTTTAGCCGGTCCGACTGGGCTGCCGAGCAGATCGGCGGCGTGAGCCAGCTCTTCTTCTTGCGCCGGCTGGCCGAACAAGTGGAGCGCGATTGGGACGGGGTGCTGGCCCGGCTGATTCGGGTGCGCGACCGGCTGATCACGCGCCAGGGCATGGTCGCCAACGTCACGCTCGACGCGAAGAACTGGGACGCGCTTCAACCGAAGCTGCGCGACTTCATCGGCCAATTACCATTCACCAATCATCAGTCCTCCGATTGGCCCGATGGCGCCGACACGGTCAACGAAGGGCTGACCATCCCGGCGCAGGTGAACTATGTGGGCAAGGGCGTGGATCTATACGCGCTCGGCCACAAGTTGAGCGGGACGTGGCTGCCGGTGCAGAACTACCTGCGCACCGGCTATCTGTGGGAGCGCGTGCGCATGCAGGGTGGCGCCTACGGTGGCTTCTGCACCTTCGACGTGCGCAGCGGCGCATTCACCTTCCTCTCCTATCGCGACCCCAACCTACTCGGCACGCTTCGCAACTACGACGGCGCCGCCGCTTTTCTGCGTCAGCATCCGCCCAGTGAGGACGAGGTGACGCGCACGATCATCGGCGTGATCGGCGACATGGACGACTACATGCTGCCCGATGCCAAAGGCTTTACCTCGATGGTGCGCTACCTAGCCGGCGATACCGAGGAAGCACGCCAGCGCATTCGCGAAGAGGTGCTCGGCACCACGCCGCAGGACTTCGTGCGCTTCGCCGACATCCTGGACGATGTGAACGCGCATGGCCGCGTGGTGGTGATGGGCGCGCCGCAGGCCATCGAAAAGGCCAATGCCGAGATGGGTGATGCCTGGCTGAACGTGACCAAGGTAATGTAG
- a CDS encoding ATP-dependent protease, whose amino-acid sequence MAITYLTAERVRRLCDPRLFPFETTAELPYTDDIFGQPRAVHAIDFGVSMTAPGYNLFVVGPEGTGRATAIRRYLERTAPKAAQASDWAYVHNFAEPRKPIALRLRAGRATQLRDLMEDAIAQVLQKLPLAFETDEYRDAAEAIAARLQRIQSEELSQVQSQAMQAGFTLTRTASGLAIAPADDNRSTEAQAGLNDALDDALRRIYNAEREARAALANLDAQVARSIIGPLVEDIASRLADLADEAHRAAVEDYLRAARDDLIANVTLFKPVNRGSGETTPAAFQMFLNRYRVNVLVNNCDTCGAPVYVEDYPTYFNLVGRLDRALTIANDPNLTNGVNHMMLRPGALHRANGGYLIVRARDILRHEDAWFALKRCLLRGSVTIEEPNVQTQLITTPTLEPQPIPLDVKVILLGNSTDYWAASRDEDFGALFKVKAEFSTRMPRTPENELAYAYFLRNRMQDEDLMAFDRTGVAAMVEHGSRYIEDQRKLTTRFSEIADVAREAAFWAKRAGRAAVSAEDVRTALRERRQRLNRYEEDQREYLLQGFYFVQTTGVAVGQINALSVFDLVEYEFAQPSRITARSYLTRSGISDIDRNVNFTDATHNKGLAIVDSYLSGLYSIERSLTLSASVTFEQSYGSHEGDSASCALLIAMLSAVTGLPVPQHYAVTGTLDQFGFVRPIGGTNAKVEGFFDVCQARGLDGTHGVIIPAANAEDLMLREDVVEAVRAGLFKVIAIEHVDDLIELMFGMPAGVRGADGRFPEGTLHARVEAILREMDEKLDDQRKGDRSGRSREPEAPKSSEPEPETPPSPPEPPADPVSPSS is encoded by the coding sequence ATGGCTATCACCTACCTCACCGCAGAGCGCGTTCGCCGACTGTGCGACCCACGTTTGTTCCCGTTCGAGACCACCGCCGAGCTACCCTACACCGACGACATCTTCGGCCAGCCGCGTGCCGTGCACGCCATTGACTTCGGCGTGAGCATGACCGCTCCAGGCTACAACCTGTTCGTGGTGGGCCCGGAGGGCACGGGGCGCGCTACGGCCATCCGGCGCTACTTGGAGCGCACCGCGCCCAAGGCCGCGCAAGCCAGCGACTGGGCCTACGTCCACAACTTTGCCGAGCCGCGCAAGCCAATCGCCCTACGGCTGCGGGCCGGCCGAGCGACCCAGTTACGCGATTTGATGGAAGACGCCATCGCCCAAGTGCTGCAGAAGCTCCCGCTCGCTTTCGAGACCGACGAATACCGTGACGCCGCCGAGGCCATCGCAGCGCGGCTGCAACGGATTCAGAGCGAGGAGCTATCGCAGGTGCAATCCCAGGCGATGCAAGCCGGCTTTACGCTCACGCGCACGGCGTCCGGCCTGGCGATCGCCCCGGCCGATGACAACCGCTCTACCGAAGCCCAGGCGGGCCTGAACGACGCGCTGGACGACGCGCTCCGGCGCATCTACAACGCAGAACGCGAAGCACGCGCGGCGCTGGCCAACCTGGATGCACAGGTCGCACGTTCGATCATTGGCCCGCTGGTGGAGGACATCGCAAGCCGTCTGGCCGACCTGGCCGACGAAGCGCACCGCGCTGCGGTCGAGGACTATCTACGGGCTGCGCGCGACGATCTCATCGCGAATGTCACGCTGTTCAAGCCGGTGAACCGCGGCAGCGGCGAGACTACCCCGGCGGCGTTCCAGATGTTCCTGAATCGCTATCGCGTCAACGTGCTGGTGAACAACTGCGATACCTGCGGCGCACCGGTCTATGTGGAAGACTACCCCACCTATTTCAACCTCGTCGGCCGGCTGGATCGCGCATTGACCATCGCGAACGATCCCAATCTGACCAACGGAGTCAATCACATGATGCTGCGGCCGGGCGCATTGCACCGCGCCAATGGTGGCTATCTGATCGTGCGCGCGCGCGACATCCTTCGCCACGAGGATGCTTGGTTCGCGCTGAAGCGCTGCTTACTCAGAGGTTCTGTCACGATCGAGGAACCGAACGTGCAGACACAACTGATCACCACGCCAACGTTGGAGCCACAGCCTATCCCGCTGGACGTCAAGGTCATCTTGCTGGGCAACTCGACCGATTACTGGGCGGCCAGCCGCGATGAGGACTTCGGCGCGCTGTTCAAGGTCAAAGCCGAGTTCAGCACGCGCATGCCGCGCACGCCGGAGAACGAGCTGGCCTACGCGTATTTCCTGCGCAACCGCATGCAAGACGAGGACTTGATGGCGTTCGACCGGACGGGCGTTGCAGCGATGGTGGAGCACGGCTCACGCTACATCGAAGACCAGCGCAAGCTCACCACGCGCTTCAGCGAGATCGCCGACGTTGCACGCGAAGCGGCTTTCTGGGCCAAGCGCGCCGGCCGCGCCGCCGTGAGCGCCGAGGACGTGCGCACGGCGCTGCGCGAACGCCGCCAACGACTGAATCGCTATGAGGAAGACCAGCGGGAATACTTGTTGCAAGGCTTCTACTTCGTGCAGACCACCGGCGTCGCCGTTGGGCAGATCAACGCGCTGTCGGTGTTCGACCTGGTCGAGTACGAGTTCGCGCAGCCCAGCCGCATCACGGCGCGCAGCTATCTCACGCGCAGCGGCATCAGCGACATTGACCGCAACGTGAACTTCACCGACGCGACGCACAACAAAGGCCTCGCCATCGTAGACAGCTACCTCAGCGGCCTATATTCGATCGAACGGTCGCTCACGCTGTCGGCCAGTGTCACGTTCGAACAGAGCTACGGCAGCCACGAGGGAGACAGCGCATCGTGCGCGCTGCTGATTGCAATGCTGTCGGCAGTGACCGGTCTGCCCGTCCCGCAGCATTACGCGGTGACCGGCACGCTCGACCAGTTCGGCTTCGTTCGTCCCATCGGCGGGACGAATGCAAAGGTCGAGGGCTTCTTCGATGTGTGCCAGGCACGCGGCCTGGATGGCACGCACGGGGTGATCATCCCGGCGGCTAACGCCGAAGACCTGATGCTGCGCGAGGACGTCGTCGAGGCAGTGCGCGCCGGGCTGTTCAAGGTCATCGCCATCGAGCACGTGGACGATCTGATCGAGTTGATGTTCGGCATGCCGGCGGGCGTACGCGGCGCAGATGGACGCTTCCCGGAGGGCACGCTGCACGCACGCGTCGAGGCGATCCTGCGCGAGATGGACGAGAAGCTCGACGATCAGCGCAAAGGCGACCGGAGCGGCCGAAGTCGCGAGCCCGAAGCGCCGAAGTCCTCTGAACCAGAACCGGAAACGCCGCCTTCCCCACCCGAGCCGCCTGCCGATCCGGTCTCGCCGTCCTCGTAA
- a CDS encoding DNA polymerase III subunit beta: MRISCLQENLARGLNIVSRAVAPRTATLPVLTHVLLATDNGRLKIAATNLELGISCWIGAKVEDEGAITVPARTFTDLVALLPADKVDLDLNIRTQTLRVRSGRTDANLKGIDAQEFPIIPTFHDDAVACIEPAVLKKMITQVVFAAATDESRPTLTGVLTKLEGDKITMAATDGFRLSVRSDRLKEPVGEPRTILIPAKALVEVGRVMGNQEEPVAISITPSHGQVLFHMKDVDVVAQLIDQKFPDYEPIIPKRHDTRTIVNTAEVLKACRQASIFARDSLDTVRVFIKPGEELEPGKVTVVARADETGDNQSELEGTVVGNEIEIGFNVKYLIEAFSAVDTPQAAIETTQPRSPAVIRAIGDDHFFHLVMPMHLPKA; this comes from the coding sequence ATGAGAATCTCGTGCCTGCAGGAAAATCTCGCGCGCGGGTTGAACATCGTCAGCCGCGCCGTCGCTCCGCGCACGGCTACGTTGCCCGTGCTCACCCACGTCTTGCTCGCCACCGACAACGGGCGCTTGAAGATCGCAGCGACCAACTTAGAGTTGGGGATTAGTTGTTGGATCGGTGCGAAGGTGGAGGACGAGGGCGCGATCACCGTGCCGGCACGCACGTTCACCGACTTGGTTGCCCTGTTGCCCGCTGACAAGGTGGACCTCGACCTGAACATCCGCACGCAGACGCTGCGCGTGCGGAGCGGCCGCACGGATGCCAATCTCAAGGGCATTGACGCGCAGGAATTCCCGATCATCCCCACCTTCCACGATGACGCCGTGGCGTGCATTGAACCGGCCGTGCTGAAGAAGATGATCACGCAGGTGGTGTTTGCCGCAGCCACCGACGAGAGCCGCCCAACGCTGACCGGCGTGCTCACCAAGCTGGAAGGCGACAAGATCACCATGGCGGCGACGGATGGGTTTCGCCTGAGCGTGCGCTCCGACCGATTGAAGGAGCCCGTGGGCGAACCGCGCACGATCCTCATTCCGGCCAAGGCGCTGGTGGAAGTTGGGCGCGTCATGGGCAACCAGGAAGAGCCGGTGGCCATCAGCATCACGCCCTCGCACGGCCAGGTGCTCTTCCACATGAAGGACGTAGATGTGGTCGCACAGTTGATTGACCAGAAGTTCCCGGACTACGAGCCGATCATCCCGAAGCGCCACGACACGCGCACGATCGTGAATACCGCCGAGGTGCTGAAGGCGTGCCGACAAGCCAGTATCTTCGCGCGCGATTCGCTCGATACCGTGCGCGTGTTCATCAAGCCGGGCGAGGAACTCGAACCGGGCAAGGTCACCGTGGTCGCCCGCGCCGACGAGACCGGCGATAACCAAAGCGAGCTGGAGGGAACCGTCGTCGGCAACGAGATCGAGATCGGCTTCAACGTCAAGTACCTGATCGAAGCCTTCTCTGCAGTGGACACGCCGCAGGCGGCCATCGAGACCACGCAACCGCGCAGCCCGGCCGTCATCCGTGCCATCGGCGACGACCACTTCTTCCACCTGGTGATGCCGATGCACCTACCGAAGGCATGA
- the mscL gene encoding large-conductance mechanosensitive channel, whose translation MWKEFREFIARGNVVDLAVGLIMGAAFGAIVNSLVNDIVMPPIGLILGGVNFSDLFIPLDGKQYASLAAAQEAGAPVIAWGQFLQTVINFLVIAVAIFFLVRAVNKIYKQPAPPPAEPPADVKLLTEIRDLLKKQ comes from the coding sequence ATGTGGAAGGAATTTCGAGAGTTCATCGCCCGCGGCAACGTCGTGGATCTGGCCGTCGGTTTGATCATGGGCGCTGCGTTTGGGGCGATCGTGAACTCGCTCGTCAACGACATCGTCATGCCGCCCATCGGCCTGATCTTGGGCGGCGTCAACTTCTCCGATCTGTTCATCCCGCTCGATGGGAAACAATATGCCTCGCTGGCGGCTGCACAGGAAGCCGGCGCGCCGGTGATCGCGTGGGGGCAATTCCTCCAGACCGTCATCAACTTCCTGGTCATTGCCGTCGCCATCTTCTTCCTGGTGCGCGCGGTGAACAAGATCTACAAGCAGCCGGCTCCGCCGCCGGCCGAACCACCCGCGGACGTGAAGTTGCTCACCGAGATCCGCGACCTGCTGAAGAAGCAATGA